A single region of the Streptomyces sp. AM 4-1-1 genome encodes:
- the hemC gene encoding hydroxymethylbilane synthase, giving the protein MTDNSPLGVGATASGDRRPLRLGTRRSKLAMAQSGLVADAVGEVTGRAVELVEITTYGDVSREHLAQIGGTGVFVAALREALLRGEVDFAVHSLKDLPTTQPESLLLAAVPRREDPRDVLVARDGLTLEGLPSGARVGTGSPRRMAQLNAYARGRGLDIETVPIRGNVDTRIGFVRSGELDAVVLAAAGLSRLGRLGEVTDFLSVDTVLPAPGQGALAIECAASSADLATALAALDDPHTRAAVTAERALLAALEAGCSAPVGALADLQADGQAVNELRLRGVVGSTDGASLVQMSTTGPVPTSHDDAAALGRELADEMLAKGAAGLMGERAL; this is encoded by the coding sequence ATGACCGACAACTCACCCCTGGGCGTGGGGGCCACCGCTTCCGGCGACCGACGTCCGCTCCGGCTGGGCACCCGGCGCAGCAAACTCGCCATGGCACAGTCCGGGCTCGTCGCCGACGCGGTCGGCGAGGTGACCGGGCGCGCCGTCGAGCTCGTCGAGATCACCACGTACGGCGACGTCTCCCGGGAGCACCTGGCGCAGATCGGCGGGACCGGCGTGTTCGTCGCCGCGCTGCGCGAGGCGCTGCTGCGCGGCGAGGTGGACTTCGCCGTCCACTCGCTCAAGGACCTGCCGACCACACAGCCCGAGAGCCTGCTGCTGGCCGCCGTGCCGCGCCGCGAGGACCCGCGTGACGTGCTGGTCGCACGGGACGGGCTGACCCTGGAGGGGCTGCCGTCCGGCGCCCGCGTCGGCACCGGTTCGCCGCGCCGGATGGCGCAGCTCAACGCGTACGCGCGGGGCCGCGGTCTCGACATCGAGACGGTCCCGATCCGGGGCAACGTCGATACGCGCATCGGTTTTGTACGAAGCGGCGAGCTGGACGCGGTGGTTCTCGCCGCGGCCGGGCTCAGCCGCCTGGGCCGGCTCGGTGAGGTGACCGATTTCCTGTCGGTGGACACCGTGCTGCCCGCTCCCGGTCAGGGAGCACTGGCGATCGAGTGCGCTGCGTCCAGCGCCGACCTCGCCACCGCGCTCGCCGCGCTCGACGACCCGCACACCCGGGCCGCCGTGACCGCCGAGCGTGCCCTGCTCGCCGCCCTGGAGGCCGGCTGCTCCGCACCCGTGGGTGCGCTGGCCGACCTGCAGGCCGACGGGCAGGCTGTCAATGAACTGCGCCTGCGCGGAGTCGTCGGGTCCACCGACGGTGCCTCGCTGGTGCAGATGTCCACCACCGGTCCCGTTCCCACGTCGCACGACGACGCGGCGGCGCTCGGTCGCGAACTCGCGGACGAGATGCTTGCCAAGGGTGCGGCCGGTCTTATGGGGGAGCGAGCACTTTGA
- a CDS encoding helix-turn-helix transcriptional regulator — MPENRHESMRLGHVFREHVLLLGHDERTPEHTHTRGHLVYPATGVLSLVTPGGSWIAPSNRVVWIPANFEHRHRAHGRTDMRIVFMAPSLAALLPEHPAVLVMTPLAREAILSLTGSERRPPGARSRLRRVIIDDITTAPEQPLHLPEPHDDRLRAVVALVKEGMSTPLTLSHLGHRVGASERTLSRLFQQETGMSFPQWRTQLRVHHALLLLTAEVSVTNTAIACGWANPSAFIDAFTTLVGQTPGQYQRSLREDAKTARPGDNLPTGPTGLRGTPQAPCPET; from the coding sequence ATGCCTGAAAACCGCCACGAGTCGATGCGGCTCGGACACGTCTTCCGCGAACACGTCCTCCTGCTCGGGCACGACGAGCGAACACCCGAGCACACGCACACTCGCGGACATCTGGTGTACCCGGCCACGGGAGTGCTCTCGCTCGTGACCCCGGGAGGTTCGTGGATCGCCCCGTCGAATCGGGTCGTATGGATTCCCGCGAACTTCGAGCACCGGCATCGCGCCCACGGCCGGACCGACATGCGCATCGTCTTCATGGCGCCGAGCCTGGCCGCCCTGCTCCCTGAGCATCCTGCGGTGCTCGTCATGACGCCGCTCGCGCGCGAGGCCATCTTGTCCCTGACCGGCTCCGAGCGCCGCCCTCCGGGCGCCCGCTCGCGTCTGCGCCGGGTGATCATCGACGACATCACCACCGCGCCCGAACAGCCGCTGCATCTTCCCGAGCCCCACGACGACCGGCTCCGGGCCGTTGTCGCTCTTGTGAAGGAGGGGATGTCAACCCCTCTCACGCTCAGCCATCTGGGACATCGGGTGGGCGCCAGCGAACGCACACTCAGCAGGCTCTTCCAGCAGGAGACCGGAATGAGCTTCCCCCAGTGGCGCACACAGCTTCGCGTCCACCACGCACTCCTCCTGCTCACCGCCGAGGTCTCGGTGACCAACACGGCGATCGCCTGCGGATGGGCGAATCCGAGCGCCTTCATCGACGCGTTCACGACACTTGTCGGACAGACACCCGGTCAGTACCAGCGCTCGCTCCGGGAAGACGCGAAGACGGCTCGACCCGGGGACAACCTCCCCACCGGACCCACCGGACTTCGGGGCACACCGCAGGCACCCTGCCCCGAGACGTGA
- a CDS encoding maleylpyruvate isomerase family mycothiol-dependent enzyme: MTNLSYGRHCAEIVAQTGLLASRVEDADLTLPVPSCPGWNVGQLLRHLGGAQRWAEEIARTRATQPPPDDHFRDLSAYTDEDPALLGPWLTEGAERLADTLSAAGPDAEVWSPVPGGTTAFLARRFTHETVIHRADAFLALGAEFTVAEEVALDALDEWMELGSLPVMLDIRSGLRELLGPGRTVHLHATDTAPEAAAEWLVDLTGDTITWRRAHEKAAVAVRGPLTDLLLAVYRRRPVRGEGVEVLGDERLLDSWLEQVGFG, encoded by the coding sequence ATGACCAACCTGAGTTACGGCCGCCACTGTGCCGAAATCGTCGCGCAGACCGGGTTGTTGGCGTCCCGCGTCGAGGACGCGGACCTGACGCTTCCGGTGCCCTCCTGTCCCGGCTGGAACGTCGGCCAGTTGCTGCGGCACCTCGGTGGTGCCCAGCGCTGGGCCGAGGAGATCGCGCGGACCCGCGCGACCCAGCCTCCCCCCGACGACCACTTCCGTGACCTGTCCGCCTACACCGACGAGGACCCCGCCCTGCTCGGCCCCTGGCTCACCGAGGGCGCCGAGCGCCTGGCGGACACGCTGAGCGCCGCCGGGCCCGACGCGGAGGTGTGGTCCCCGGTCCCCGGGGGAACGACGGCGTTCCTCGCCCGGCGCTTCACGCACGAGACGGTGATCCACCGGGCCGACGCGTTCCTGGCGCTCGGCGCGGAGTTCACCGTCGCCGAGGAGGTCGCCCTCGACGCCCTCGACGAGTGGATGGAGCTGGGTTCGCTGCCCGTGATGCTCGACATCCGTTCCGGGCTGCGCGAACTGCTCGGCCCCGGACGGACCGTGCACCTCCACGCCACCGACACCGCGCCGGAAGCGGCAGCGGAGTGGCTGGTCGACCTCACGGGCGACACCATCACCTGGCGCCGCGCGCACGAGAAGGCCGCCGTGGCCGTGCGCGGCCCGCTGACCGACCTGCTGCTGGCCGTCTACCGCCGACGACCCGTCCGCGGCGAGGGCGTCGAAGTCCTCGGCGACGAGCGGCTGCTCGACTCCTGGCTGGAGCAGGTCGGCTTCGGATGA
- the hemB gene encoding porphobilinogen synthase codes for MTEYGNFPGARPRRLRTTPAMRRMVAETRLSPADLILPAFVREGIDAPVGISAMPGVQQHTLDTLRKAAVDAVSAGVSGLMVFGVPLDEKKDALGTAGTDPDGILQVALRAVREEVGDDLVVMSDLCLDEYTDHGHCGVLTEDGRVDNDATLERYAEMAQVQADAGAHVVGPSGMMDGQVGVVRDALDQTGHEDVSVLAYTAKYSSAFYGPFREAVGSSLRGDRKTYQQDPANSRESLRELALDLAEGADMVMVKPAGPYLDILAKVADAVDVPVAAYQISGEYAMIEAAAEKGWIDRDAAIMESLTGIRRAGARMILTYWATEVALRLGR; via the coding sequence ATGACTGAGTACGGAAACTTCCCCGGCGCCCGCCCCCGGCGGCTGCGGACCACGCCCGCGATGCGGCGGATGGTCGCGGAGACCCGCCTCTCCCCGGCGGACCTGATCCTTCCCGCGTTCGTCCGTGAGGGGATCGACGCGCCCGTCGGCATCTCGGCGATGCCCGGCGTCCAGCAGCACACCCTGGACACCCTGCGGAAGGCAGCCGTGGACGCGGTGTCGGCCGGGGTCTCCGGGCTGATGGTCTTCGGTGTCCCGCTGGACGAGAAGAAGGACGCCCTGGGCACGGCGGGCACCGACCCGGACGGCATCCTCCAGGTCGCGCTGCGGGCGGTGCGCGAGGAGGTCGGCGACGATCTGGTGGTGATGTCCGACCTCTGTCTGGACGAGTACACGGACCACGGCCACTGCGGTGTCCTGACCGAGGACGGCCGCGTCGACAACGACGCCACGCTGGAGCGGTACGCCGAGATGGCCCAGGTGCAGGCCGACGCGGGCGCCCATGTGGTCGGCCCGAGCGGCATGATGGACGGCCAGGTCGGCGTGGTCCGCGACGCGCTGGACCAGACGGGCCACGAGGACGTGTCGGTCCTCGCGTACACCGCGAAGTACTCCTCCGCCTTCTACGGCCCGTTCCGCGAGGCGGTCGGCTCGTCGCTCAGGGGCGACCGCAAGACGTACCAGCAGGACCCGGCGAACAGCCGCGAGTCGCTGCGCGAACTGGCCCTGGACCTCGCCGAGGGCGCCGACATGGTCATGGTCAAGCCGGCCGGGCCGTACCTCGACATCCTCGCGAAGGTCGCGGACGCGGTGGACGTGCCGGTCGCCGCGTACCAGATCAGTGGCGAGTACGCGATGATCGAGGCCGCCGCCGAGAAGGGCTGGATCGACCGGGACGCGGCGATCATGGAGAGCCTGACGGGCATCCGGCGGGCGGGTGCGCGGATGATCCTGACGTACTGGGCGACGGAGGTCGCGCTGCGGCTGGGGCGCTGA
- a CDS encoding bifunctional uroporphyrinogen-III C-methyltransferase/uroporphyrinogen-III synthase, with the protein MSPTGHAASDFPVPSAHGHVTFLGAGPGDPGLLTLRAVEALASADVLVAEQHVLDVVRCHARAGVSTPELAVVDDLSTAAGVPVLRDAANLVMEAAKGGRRVVRAVSGDPGLDGDAGAEMLACAAQGIPFEVVPGVANAVGVPAYAGVPLRDAQGADVRFVDARTASERCWSEVGASDATAVVSTTLDSVAAAAGELVSSGRKPDTPLTVTIGGTTTRQRTWTATLGTIAQVLKQAKVLPSPDGHQPVIAVVGERSSAAQRDQLAWFESKPLFGWKVLVPRTKEQAASLSDQLRSYGAVPHEVPTIAVEPPRTPQQMERAVKGLVTGRYEWIAFTSVNAVKAVREKFEEYGLDARAFAGIKVAAVGEQTAAALIDFGVKPDLVPSGEQSAAGLLEDWPPYDPVFDPIDRVFLPRADIATETLVAGLIELGWEVDDVTAYRTVRASPPPAETREAIKGGGFDAVLFTSSSTVRNLVGIAGKPHNVTVIACIGPATAKTAEEHGLRVDVLSPEPSVHRLAEALAAFGAQRRDAAKEAGDPVTRPSERRPGARRRRTTT; encoded by the coding sequence TTGAGCCCCACCGGCCACGCCGCGTCCGACTTTCCTGTCCCGTCCGCACACGGGCACGTCACCTTCCTCGGCGCCGGTCCCGGCGACCCGGGACTGCTGACCCTGCGCGCCGTCGAGGCGCTGGCGAGCGCGGACGTCCTTGTCGCCGAGCAGCACGTGCTCGACGTCGTCCGCTGCCATGCGCGGGCAGGCGTAAGCACGCCTGAGCTGGCGGTTGTTGACGATCTGTCAACAGCCGCCGGGGTGCCCGTTCTCAGGGACGCCGCCAATCTTGTCATGGAGGCAGCGAAGGGCGGCAGGCGGGTGGTACGTGCCGTCTCGGGCGATCCGGGCCTGGACGGTGACGCGGGCGCCGAGATGCTCGCGTGCGCAGCTCAGGGCATCCCCTTCGAGGTGGTTCCCGGAGTCGCGAACGCCGTGGGCGTGCCCGCGTACGCCGGTGTGCCGCTGCGGGACGCGCAGGGCGCCGATGTGCGTTTCGTCGACGCCCGTACCGCCTCCGAGCGCTGTTGGTCCGAGGTCGGCGCGAGCGACGCGACCGCCGTCGTCTCGACGACGCTCGACTCGGTCGCCGCCGCGGCCGGTGAGCTGGTCTCCTCGGGCCGTAAGCCCGACACCCCGCTCACCGTCACCATCGGTGGTACGACGACCCGCCAGCGCACCTGGACGGCGACCCTCGGGACGATCGCCCAGGTCCTCAAGCAGGCCAAGGTCCTCCCGTCGCCGGACGGGCACCAGCCCGTCATAGCCGTGGTCGGTGAGCGCAGCTCCGCCGCCCAGCGCGACCAGCTCGCGTGGTTCGAGTCCAAGCCGCTGTTCGGCTGGAAGGTGCTCGTGCCGCGTACGAAGGAGCAGGCGGCGTCGCTCTCCGACCAGTTGCGTTCGTACGGCGCCGTGCCGCACGAGGTCCCGACGATCGCCGTCGAGCCGCCGCGTACCCCTCAGCAGATGGAGCGCGCGGTCAAGGGCCTGGTCACGGGCCGGTACGAGTGGATCGCCTTCACGAGTGTCAACGCGGTCAAGGCGGTCCGGGAGAAGTTCGAGGAGTACGGGCTCGACGCCCGTGCCTTCGCCGGGATCAAGGTCGCCGCGGTCGGCGAGCAGACCGCCGCCGCGCTGATCGACTTCGGTGTGAAGCCGGATCTGGTGCCCTCCGGTGAGCAGTCCGCCGCCGGGCTGCTGGAGGACTGGCCGCCGTACGACCCGGTCTTCGACCCGATCGACCGGGTGTTCCTGCCGCGCGCCGACATCGCCACGGAGACCCTGGTCGCCGGGCTCATCGAGCTGGGCTGGGAGGTCGACGACGTCACCGCGTACCGCACGGTCCGCGCCTCGCCGCCGCCCGCCGAGACCCGGGAGGCGATCAAGGGCGGCGGGTTCGACGCGGTGCTGTTCACCTCGTCGTCGACGGTACGGAACCTCGTCGGCATCGCGGGCAAGCCGCACAACGTGACCGTCATCGCGTGCATCGGCCCCGCCACGGCGAAGACCGCCGAGGAGCACGGGCTGCGCGTCGACGTCCTCTCCCCGGAGCCGTCGGTGCACAGGCTGGCCGAGGCGCTCGCCGCGTTCGGCGCGCAGCGCAGGGACGCCGCGAAGGAGGCCGGTGACCCGGTCACCCGGCCGAGCGAGCGGCGCCCGGGGGCGCGCAGACGGCGTACGACGACCTGA
- a CDS encoding VOC family protein — protein MACRISELVLGCRDPEVLARFWCEVLDFVVLDREDDGTLEIGPRGGFGGPQPTIILSRRDEPEPGKSRLHIDVNATDRDQGAELERLLKLGARPADIGQTGEEQWHVLTDPEGNVFCLLKARLNPL, from the coding sequence ATGGCATGTCGTATCAGTGAACTCGTGCTCGGTTGCCGCGACCCCGAGGTGCTGGCGCGGTTCTGGTGCGAGGTCCTGGACTTCGTCGTGCTCGATCGCGAGGACGACGGCACGCTGGAGATCGGGCCGCGCGGGGGGTTCGGCGGTCCGCAGCCGACGATCATCCTCAGTCGCAGGGATGAGCCGGAGCCGGGGAAGTCCCGGCTGCACATCGACGTCAACGCCACCGACCGCGATCAGGGCGCCGAACTCGAACGCCTGCTGAAGCTCGGTGCGCGCCCGGCGGACATCGGCCAGACGGGGGAGGAGCAGTGGCACGTCCTGACCGACCCCGAAGGCAATGTGTTCTGCCTGCTCAAGGCCCGTCTCAACCCACTCTGA
- a CDS encoding MFS transporter, which translates to MLAVGLLAAAFNLRIGVASIGPVLSDIQADLGLSEVVVSLLTTIPVVAFGAFAFVTPALSRRLGLHRLLGAAMIALAAGIALRLLPSLAGLFIGTVIVGASIAIANVIMPAAIKRDFSHRVGLMMGLYSTALSAGAALASGATVPLLSLVGGGWRPTLALWAVLALVAFLVLVPQLRHTPVRDPRTHVVADAPSDVGEPSVRALTRDPVAIAVTALMGLQSMSFYAALTWVPTLFQDAGMDAHSAGWMLSYSAFLGIAASLVTPAIAKRTRPAWLPVAVAVVLTGAAFVGLAAAPLPGAYVWMTMLGLGQGASLSLSLTYIVWRSPDARHTGHVSMMAQGFGYLLAGLGPVGLGALHTATQGWGVPLMALIGLLVLQMWAGALASRERHVLAGHR; encoded by the coding sequence GTGTTGGCAGTCGGCCTCCTCGCGGCTGCGTTCAACCTGCGCATCGGCGTCGCCTCGATCGGTCCGGTGCTCTCGGACATCCAGGCAGACCTCGGCCTCTCCGAAGTCGTCGTCAGCCTCCTCACCACCATCCCTGTCGTCGCATTCGGCGCCTTCGCCTTTGTGACCCCGGCACTGAGCCGCCGACTGGGCCTGCATCGACTCCTCGGAGCGGCGATGATCGCGCTCGCCGCCGGCATCGCCCTGCGTCTCCTGCCCAGCCTCGCCGGGCTCTTCATCGGCACCGTCATCGTCGGTGCGTCGATCGCGATCGCCAACGTCATCATGCCGGCCGCGATCAAGCGGGACTTCTCCCACCGCGTCGGCCTGATGATGGGTCTGTACTCGACCGCGCTCTCCGCCGGCGCCGCCCTCGCCTCGGGCGCCACGGTGCCGTTGCTCTCCTTGGTCGGCGGCGGGTGGCGACCCACTCTGGCACTGTGGGCGGTTCTCGCCCTCGTCGCCTTCCTCGTCCTCGTCCCGCAGTTGCGGCACACCCCCGTCCGTGACCCTCGGACCCATGTGGTCGCCGATGCCCCGTCCGACGTCGGCGAGCCCTCCGTCCGCGCTCTCACGCGCGATCCGGTCGCCATCGCCGTGACCGCGCTCATGGGTCTCCAGAGCATGAGCTTCTACGCGGCCCTCACCTGGGTCCCGACCCTGTTCCAGGACGCGGGTATGGACGCGCATTCGGCCGGCTGGATGCTGTCGTACTCGGCCTTTCTCGGTATCGCCGCCTCACTCGTGACGCCCGCGATCGCCAAACGGACCCGTCCGGCGTGGCTTCCCGTCGCGGTCGCCGTGGTGCTGACCGGTGCGGCCTTCGTCGGTCTGGCCGCGGCCCCCCTGCCGGGGGCGTACGTGTGGATGACCATGCTCGGACTCGGCCAAGGCGCTTCCCTCAGTTTGTCCCTCACGTACATCGTCTGGCGCTCGCCCGACGCCAGGCACACCGGCCACGTCTCGATGATGGCCCAGGGATTCGGCTACCTCCTGGCAGGACTTGGCCCCGTCGGCCTCGGCGCACTGCACACCGCGACGCAGGGCTGGGGCGTCCCACTCATGGCGCTCATCGGCTTGCTCGTCCTGCAGATGTGGGCCGGCGCGCTCGCGAGCCGCGAACGCCACGTTCTTGCCGGTCACCGCTGA